The Pedococcus dokdonensis region GTCCCTGCCACACTCTGGTCATGCTGAGGCTGGACGACCTCTGGGTCTGGGACTCCTGGGTGGCCGACGACGGCGACCTCTACCACCTGTTCTTCCTCCAGGCGCCGCGCGCGCTCGGCGACCCGGGCAAGCGGCACACCGCGGCCACCGTCGGGCACGCCACGTCGCCCGACCTCGTGACGTGGACCTACCTGGGCAAGTGCTTCGGCCCGGACCGCAGCGGAGCCCAGCGGTTCGACGACCTGGCCATCTGGACCGGCTCGGTGGTCCGCGACGGTGAGCGGTGGCGGATGTTCTACACCGCCGTCTCCACCGCAGGACACCACATCTACGACCAGCGGGTCGGCTCGGCCGTGTCCGACGACCTGCACCACTGGGAGCGCGGCGGTCCCGGACCCGTGGTCCGTGTCGACGGCCGCTGGTACAAGAACCTCGCCAACACCCCCGCGCCCACCGAGGGTCCCGACCTCGAGGGGTCGAGCGAGACCTGGCGCGACCCACTCGTCTTCGCCGACCCCGAGGGCGACGGGTGGCACATGTTCGTCAGCGCCCGCGCCCGCGACGCGGCTCGCAACGACGACGGCGTCGTCGCCCACGCCACCAGCCCCGACCTCGAGCAGTGGACCCTCGGCCCGCCGCTCTGTGAGCCGGGTGCGGGCTTCGGGCAGCTGGAGGTGTTGCAGAACAAGCAGATCGACGGCCGCTGGGTGCTCGTCTTCACCTGCCACCCGCAGGAGATGACTGCCGAACGCAAGGCGCGCACCGGCGACTACTGCACCTGGTCGGTGCCCGGCGCCGGCCCGCTCGGTCCCTGGGACCTCGACGCCGCACGGCCGTTCACGACCGAGCCCGACCTGTTCGCCGCACCGCTGGTGCAGCTGCGCGACGGCTCCTGGGTCATCGTCGGCTTCCGCAACGTCGAGCCGAAGGGACTCGACGGGTTCCACATCATCGACCCCATCCCGGTCACCCTCGACGACGAGGGCTACCTCGTCGCGCGCTGACCCGCCGCCCGCTGACGCGACACCAGGGCCGGGTATGCCGCGTGGCCGGCTGAGCCTCGCGGCACACCGGGGTCGGCCGGGTGCGGTGGTTATTGGCGGGCGCCTGACCTCGTCTGGTGTCTAGGGTCGGGGCATGTTCATCCGCCAGGAGCTCCCGGGCGACGAGGGCGTGGTCCGCGCCCTGCACCGTCGCGCCTTCGCCAAGCCGGCCACCGACGACGCCCCCGCCGTCGACGGCTCGCTGGAGGCGAACCTCGTCGACGAGCTGCGCGCCGATGGTGACCTCCTGGCGCCGCTGTGCCTCGTCGCAGAGTGTGAGGGCCGGGTCGTCGGCCACGTCGCGATGAGCCGTTGCCGACTGGACGACCGACCCGCACCGCTGGCCGCGCTGGGTCCGCTGGGGGTGGACCCGGACCACCAGGCATCGGGGGTCGGGTCGGCCCTGATGCACGCGACGATCGCCGCAGCGGACGCGGTCGGCCAGCGCGGG contains the following coding sequences:
- a CDS encoding glycoside hydrolase family protein codes for the protein MLRLDDLWVWDSWVADDGDLYHLFFLQAPRALGDPGKRHTAATVGHATSPDLVTWTYLGKCFGPDRSGAQRFDDLAIWTGSVVRDGERWRMFYTAVSTAGHHIYDQRVGSAVSDDLHHWERGGPGPVVRVDGRWYKNLANTPAPTEGPDLEGSSETWRDPLVFADPEGDGWHMFVSARARDAARNDDGVVAHATSPDLEQWTLGPPLCEPGAGFGQLEVLQNKQIDGRWVLVFTCHPQEMTAERKARTGDYCTWSVPGAGPLGPWDLDAARPFTTEPDLFAAPLVQLRDGSWVIVGFRNVEPKGLDGFHIIDPIPVTLDDEGYLVAR
- a CDS encoding GNAT family N-acetyltransferase — protein: MFIRQELPGDEGVVRALHRRAFAKPATDDAPAVDGSLEANLVDELRADGDLLAPLCLVAECEGRVVGHVAMSRCRLDDRPAPLAALGPLGVDPDHQASGVGSALMHATIAAADAVGQRGIVLLGHPTYYPRFGFGPAADHGITPPQDWGPAYFMLRRLGSWGDGLSGAFRYAPAFERLDG